The proteins below come from a single Magallana gigas chromosome 10, xbMagGiga1.1, whole genome shotgun sequence genomic window:
- the LOC117683728 gene encoding galanin receptor type 1-like: LAIIFVADLVGNTLVIIVILKNPSIRDRTHTTKFFLLNLAIADLLVALVIPFSIHSAYKECWDLPMFLCKIDSFLVTLSLLTSIHTLMYISIHKFVSVRRVAIKNEFNVPVSLKTSCIMIVATWMYALVFSIMTVISDPMYKEMTLQCGPRYPVVGDETFYLHIANQIGNLFIPLVILMFCYTRVFMYIIHHANEQRRFSSTSSDGDTSQSEKGVTLTMVIVLACFLLSWLPYIVYTNYGTIVEGEKKDIPYYLNPLAYCFGFMNSACNPLIYAWRFPNFRQGYKDIFNKSKYFVTFADGGRKVRRPVIPSMVESEAGRRTSAPLASISDVRISSVSDVWVSSTESPSISEIGDIKAIASLPQ; encoded by the exons CTTGCCATCATATTTGTGGCGGATCTAGTTGGCAACACCTTAGTAATAATTGTGATCTTAAAAAATCCGAGCATTCGTGATCGAACCCACACGACTAAATTCTTCCTGCTAAATCTCGCTATCGCAGACCTTTTGGTTGCTTTAGTTATCCCGTTCTCGATTCATTCCGCCTACAAAGAGTGCTGGGATTTGCCCATGTTTCTCTGTAAAATTGACTCGTTCCTAGTAACACTCTCTCTCCTGACGTCTATCCATACCCTTATGTACATCAGCATCCATAAGTTTGTAAGCGTGAGACGGGTAGCCATTAAAAACGAGTTCAACGTCCCAGTGTCACTTAAAACCTCATGTATCATGATTGTTGCTACCTGGATGTACGCTCTAGTTTTCAGCATCATGACCGTTATATCCGATCCTATGTACAAGGAAATGACTCTTCAGTGTGGACCAAGATACCCCGTCGTTGGAGATGAAACCTTTTATCTTCACATTGCCAATCAAATCGGAAACCTGTTTATCCCTCTCGTCATATTAATGTTTTGCTACACCCGGGTATTCATGTACATTATACATCATGCGAATGAACAGCGGCGATTTTCGTCGACTTCAAGTGATGGGGATACATCTCAAAGTGAGAAGGGTGTGACTTTGACAATGGTGATCGTCCTTGCCTGCTTTCTGCTGTCTTGGTTACCTTACATTGTGTATACTAACTATGGAACCATTGTTGAAGGAGAAAAGAAGGACATTCCGTATTACTTAAACCCTTTG GCCTATTGCTTCGGATTCATGAACAGCGCCTGTAACCCGCTGATCTATGCGTGGAGATTTCCAAACTTCAGACAAGGATACAaggatattttcaacaaatccAAGTACTTTGTCACATTCG CGGATGGAGGTCGAAAAGTCAGGCGCCCAGTCATACCAAGTATGGTCGAAAGCGAGGCTGGCCGTAGGACGTCCGCTCCTCTGGCGTCAATCAGTGATGTTCGAATTTCCTCAGTCAGTGACGTTTGGGTATCCTCAACTGAATCGCCATCTATATCGGAGATTGGAGATATTAAAGCAATAGCATCCCTACCACAGTAG